A window of Nitrososphaerales archaeon contains these coding sequences:
- a CDS encoding DUF371 domain-containing protein, with product MVSSQEGDGDMKSSRRREAGQTPKLAERIGFRGHPMVLALHPTTIEVTTESHLTRKGDCIVGVGSDAGCAGLSEGTKEALRRDGARVVLRFVVAGESFVVNAEGDSRLTFTHPHDMVIRKSDFISDRTLAVRASAAAKDMPRRMVEALRGEGTTGYLEIGVV from the coding sequence ATGGTCTCCAGCCAAGAGGGGGACGGTGACATGAAGTCGAGCCGCAGAAGGGAGGCAGGGCAGACACCAAAGCTGGCGGAGAGGATAGGATTCCGCGGTCACCCGATGGTGCTTGCGCTCCACCCGACGACAATCGAGGTCACGACTGAATCGCACCTGACTAGGAAGGGGGACTGCATCGTAGGAGTTGGCTCGGACGCAGGGTGCGCGGGCCTGAGCGAAGGGACCAAGGAGGCGCTCAGGAGGGACGGCGCAAGGGTCGTACTCAGGTTCGTGGTGGCTGGAGAGTCATTCGTCGTCAATGCGGAGGGCGACAGCAGGCTGACGTTCACGCACCCGCACGACATGGTGATACGAAAGAGCGACTTCATCAGCGACAGGACTCTGGCCGTGAGGGCGAGCGCAGCCGCAAAGGATATGCCGCGCAGGATGGTGGAGGCGCTCAGGGGAGAAGGGACGACCGGGTATCTCGAAATCGGTGTGGTCTGA